A window of Hyalangium gracile contains these coding sequences:
- a CDS encoding helix-turn-helix transcriptional regulator: MIPLDSMDKAFLADLQVRLDTVEPGADVLHPLMDTLRDGLRAERAVAYGVELAPDHYAASFCHGSGFSQSAGELLTTLNAFLYQQPNPWGYFDPARPAPAQRNRALHFRPHAETEAPTPLHDTGTGAWRRLGISPTEQAQVRERVHEGAMTLYRQLRMEHMFQLRALVCEGPALLAWVGVLRSEPFTPREQRLLQELVPPLQRRLELETRLREAGLLGSALEAALEALGQPAYVVSTTGRVAYANSAGRARMERVAQALVDTVRRHAQGEPPPPGTTITSLQVRGVCPHYLVVDRSVEAQASARVHMQATRWGLTGRESEVLEHIIQGTSNKVIAARLGCAERTVEVHVTHVLSKAEVESRSALIAKFFQAS, translated from the coding sequence GTGATTCCACTTGATTCCATGGACAAGGCCTTCCTGGCGGACCTCCAGGTGCGGCTGGACACCGTCGAGCCGGGAGCGGACGTACTGCACCCGCTGATGGACACCCTCCGGGACGGGCTGCGCGCGGAGCGGGCGGTGGCCTACGGCGTGGAGCTGGCTCCGGACCACTACGCGGCCAGCTTCTGTCACGGCTCGGGCTTCTCCCAGAGCGCCGGAGAGCTGCTGACCACGCTGAACGCCTTCCTGTACCAGCAACCCAACCCATGGGGTTATTTTGACCCGGCGCGGCCGGCTCCGGCGCAGCGGAACCGGGCGTTGCACTTCCGCCCACACGCCGAGACGGAGGCGCCGACGCCGCTGCACGACACCGGGACGGGGGCCTGGCGGAGGCTGGGGATAAGCCCGACGGAGCAGGCGCAGGTGCGAGAACGTGTGCACGAGGGCGCGATGACGCTCTACCGCCAGCTTCGGATGGAGCACATGTTCCAGCTCCGGGCGCTGGTGTGCGAGGGGCCCGCCCTGCTGGCGTGGGTGGGCGTGCTGCGCTCCGAGCCGTTCACGCCCCGGGAGCAGCGGCTGCTGCAGGAGCTGGTGCCGCCCCTGCAGCGGCGGCTGGAGCTGGAGACGCGGCTGCGAGAGGCGGGGCTGCTGGGCTCGGCGCTGGAGGCGGCGCTGGAGGCGCTCGGGCAGCCGGCCTATGTGGTGTCCACCACGGGGCGGGTGGCGTACGCCAACAGCGCGGGCCGGGCGCGGATGGAGCGTGTTGCCCAGGCGCTGGTGGACACGGTGCGGAGGCATGCGCAGGGCGAGCCGCCGCCGCCGGGGACGACCATCACCTCGCTGCAGGTCCGAGGGGTGTGCCCGCACTACCTGGTGGTGGACCGGAGCGTGGAGGCGCAGGCCAGCGCCCGGGTCCACATGCAGGCCACGCGCTGGGGGCTCACCGGGCGCGAGTCCGAGGTGCTCGAGCACATCATCCAGGGCACGAGCAACAAGGTCATCGCGGCGAGGCTGGGCTGCGCGGAGCGCACGGTGGAGGTGCACGTCACGCACGTGTTGAGCAAGGCCGAGGTGGAGAGCCGCTCGGCGCTGATCGCCAAGTTCTTCCAGGCCTCCTGA
- a CDS encoding metallophosphoesterase: MTSPRIQAALDNAASCAARAPHSAAPEASPPERRIRVAIGDPQADITRFLALLDRHGLLTESGWLAPDAQLVSVGDHFDWGKAHEREAVARSALRLVAWLAAHPADQVVILAGNHDLGRVGELADFTDATFAGAQAEADGIYAGDDTDEARERAFLERFPQTPTVELIARDFSAFREEQRTWVTHLLRERRLRAAYAAGPDLLVLHGGVTREDLGVAGVPEAQHADARVVADALNRALDAAVDAWKGGRFIVPGLHQSGSADYGEGRGIFYHRPSLRPDEAERTRVTPRRRFDPRRLPAGLTQVVGHTRDKRSRELLCLPGEVRDGVLRHLATDGERVDYAHGTPKGTRPGEAVLIFTDGGMRESPLDAYELFDLDTRTAARPR; encoded by the coding sequence GTGACTTCTCCCCGCATCCAGGCTGCCCTGGACAATGCCGCCTCCTGCGCGGCGCGTGCCCCCCACTCCGCGGCTCCCGAGGCCTCTCCACCCGAGCGGCGCATCCGGGTCGCCATCGGCGATCCCCAGGCGGACATCACCCGCTTCCTGGCCCTCCTGGACCGACATGGCCTGCTGACGGAGAGCGGGTGGCTGGCGCCCGACGCGCAGCTCGTCTCGGTGGGGGACCACTTCGACTGGGGCAAGGCGCACGAGCGGGAGGCCGTGGCCCGGAGCGCGCTGCGGCTCGTGGCGTGGCTGGCGGCGCACCCGGCCGACCAGGTCGTCATCCTGGCGGGGAACCATGATCTCGGGCGCGTGGGAGAGCTGGCGGACTTCACGGACGCCACCTTCGCCGGCGCCCAGGCGGAGGCGGACGGCATCTACGCCGGAGACGACACCGATGAGGCGCGGGAGCGAGCCTTCCTCGAGCGCTTCCCGCAGACGCCCACGGTGGAGCTGATCGCCCGGGACTTCAGCGCGTTCCGCGAGGAGCAGCGCACGTGGGTGACCCACCTGCTCCGGGAGCGCCGCCTGCGCGCGGCGTACGCGGCGGGGCCGGACCTGCTCGTCCTGCACGGGGGAGTGACGCGAGAGGACCTGGGAGTTGCCGGCGTGCCCGAGGCGCAACACGCGGATGCCCGGGTGGTGGCGGACGCGCTCAACCGGGCGCTGGATGCGGCGGTGGACGCGTGGAAGGGAGGCCGGTTCATCGTGCCGGGGCTGCACCAGTCGGGCAGCGCGGACTACGGCGAGGGCCGAGGCATCTTCTATCACCGCCCGAGCCTCCGCCCGGACGAAGCCGAGCGCACGCGCGTCACGCCGCGTCGCCGCTTTGATCCCCGACGCCTGCCAGCCGGGCTGACGCAGGTGGTGGGACACACGCGGGACAAGCGCAGCCGGGAGCTGCTGTGCCTGCCTGGAGAGGTGCGGGATGGAGTGCTGCGCCACCTCGCGACGGACGGCGAGCGCGTGGACTACGCGCACGGCACTCCCAAGGGGACGCGCCCTGGAGAGGCCGTGCTCATCTTCACCGATGGCGGGATGCGCGAGTCGCCGCTCGACGCCTACGAGCTGTTCGACCTCGACACGCGCACCGCCGCCCGGCCGCGCTAA
- a CDS encoding thioredoxin domain-containing protein, translated as MRAYVFTDKALARHAGRFVWLEINTDLPQNAVFQEKYPVENWPTLFVIDPREEKALVRFAGSATVVQLEKLFEDGELAYRGEAQGAEGALARGDALYGANKPAEAAQAFAQALAEAPADWSRRGRTLESLLVALWGAKQYETCARKALEELPRVPRSPSMANAVTMAIGCAASVPADHPQRKELLSALDARGREVLAPPPIEMPADDRSGLYEAMVEGRSELGDEAGSKALATEWLTFLEGEAAKAPNPEARTVFDSHRMSAAMILNDPMRVVPAIEQSEKDLPGDYNPPARLANLYRMLGRLDDALAANGRALAKVQGARRLRVLSDRSAIQVARGEKDAAVKTLEEAIAHAKSLSEAQVSRRQLESLEKKLAELKAK; from the coding sequence ATGCGAGCCTACGTCTTCACTGACAAGGCGCTCGCGCGGCACGCCGGACGGTTCGTCTGGCTCGAGATCAACACCGACCTGCCCCAGAACGCTGTCTTCCAGGAGAAGTACCCCGTCGAGAACTGGCCCACCCTCTTCGTCATCGATCCGAGGGAGGAGAAGGCCCTCGTGCGCTTCGCCGGCAGCGCCACCGTGGTGCAGCTCGAGAAGCTCTTCGAGGATGGAGAGCTTGCCTATCGCGGTGAGGCTCAGGGCGCGGAAGGGGCCCTGGCGCGCGGCGATGCCCTCTACGGTGCCAATAAGCCCGCCGAGGCCGCCCAGGCTTTTGCCCAGGCGCTCGCCGAGGCTCCCGCCGACTGGTCCCGCCGAGGCCGCACGCTCGAGTCGCTGCTCGTCGCCCTCTGGGGAGCGAAGCAGTACGAGACGTGTGCTCGCAAGGCCCTCGAGGAGCTGCCTCGCGTGCCCCGCTCCCCTTCGATGGCGAACGCCGTGACCATGGCCATCGGCTGCGCGGCCTCGGTTCCCGCGGACCATCCCCAGCGCAAGGAGCTGCTGAGCGCGCTCGATGCCAGGGGACGCGAGGTGCTGGCGCCTCCTCCCATCGAGATGCCCGCGGATGACCGCTCTGGCCTCTATGAGGCCATGGTGGAAGGCCGCTCGGAGCTGGGGGACGAGGCGGGCAGCAAGGCACTGGCCACCGAGTGGCTCACGTTCCTCGAGGGCGAGGCCGCCAAGGCCCCCAACCCCGAGGCGCGCACCGTGTTCGACTCGCACCGCATGTCCGCGGCGATGATCCTGAACGACCCCATGCGCGTCGTCCCGGCCATCGAGCAGAGCGAGAAGGACCTGCCCGGTGACTACAACCCGCCGGCTCGGCTCGCCAACCTCTACCGGATGCTGGGGCGGCTGGATGACGCGCTCGCCGCGAACGGGCGGGCCCTGGCGAAGGTGCAGGGAGCTCGACGGCTGCGGGTCCTCTCCGACCGGTCGGCCATCCAGGTCGCCCGAGGTGAGAAGGATGCCGCCGTGAAGACGCTGGAGGAGGCCATCGCCCACGCGAAGTCCCTCTCCGAGGCGCAGGTGTCCAGGCGCCAGCTCGAGTCCCTCGAGAAGAAGCTCGCGGAGCTGAAGGCGAAGTAG
- a CDS encoding thioredoxin family protein — MRTHVASLFVVGLLACTASRTSAPESPAAVHQGAPLPFIEDDYSRALAEAKSKGVPLFVDTWAPW; from the coding sequence ATGCGTACCCACGTTGCCAGCCTCTTCGTCGTGGGGCTCCTGGCCTGCACCGCGTCGCGCACCAGCGCGCCCGAGTCGCCGGCCGCCGTCCATCAGGGAGCCCCCCTGCCGTTCATCGAGGACGACTACTCCCGCGCACTCGCGGAGGCGAAGTCGAAGGGGGTACCCCTCTTCGTCGATACCTGGGCCCCGTGGTGA
- a CDS encoding GTPase, with the protein MIALPALRAALESALAALPPPERFSRSEDADTARRLGERLRRDLLPRLGGDAPLLLVAIAGPNNVGKSTLFNSLVGAALSPARPEGGLTKQCLAAAHPETWTGELKDFLTRRYDVVPVPSGTDAPVDQPGPAGRLYLALAEAVPRGLLVMDTPDFDSVYRDNRERTEALLVTVDVLVFVVSRQTYQNAALVDFLRAAVGRGRPYLLVYNEATREEVARGHLDKLAADVGHPPLARYLAPHQPEVEAGERPLSTQPLDRGPSLGALLGEAEHARELKTKALAASLADARAELEALGRAARASSHDPERLRQRLRHELFAVGKSAALKGVPADVLVDAFRDELDARSAFHRYVRLPFRALATALTFVSKKVRQSFTGPEPSAAPVIHATDETLRDGVRRLVDVLAPEVAAWKGDAATRTRLAEAFGAGTLARLEEPLGFESLHAHAADRDSLYTFCRSLVGAEMQGGMREELLQTLTTLVYSVPSGAAAVVTVATGGVGHDAVIWAGTLLSTPLLERFVDLLGADVRARVTQKWAEAHGATLARALEERFFAEVLQHLDAEASGWVRTAETLEDSARRLAE; encoded by the coding sequence ATGATTGCCCTGCCCGCGCTGCGCGCCGCCCTGGAGTCCGCCCTCGCCGCCCTTCCCCCACCCGAGCGCTTTTCTCGGAGTGAGGACGCGGACACCGCGCGCCGCCTCGGCGAGCGCCTGCGGAGGGATCTGCTGCCCCGGCTGGGCGGAGACGCGCCGCTGCTGCTGGTGGCCATCGCGGGGCCCAACAACGTGGGCAAGTCCACGCTCTTCAACTCGCTGGTGGGCGCGGCGCTGTCCCCCGCCCGTCCCGAGGGAGGCCTCACCAAGCAGTGCCTCGCCGCCGCGCACCCGGAGACGTGGACGGGCGAGCTGAAGGACTTCCTCACGCGCCGCTATGACGTCGTCCCGGTGCCCTCGGGCACGGACGCGCCGGTGGACCAGCCGGGCCCCGCGGGGCGGCTCTACCTCGCGCTGGCGGAGGCGGTGCCTCGGGGCCTGCTGGTGATGGACACGCCGGACTTCGACAGCGTGTACCGGGACAACCGCGAGCGCACGGAGGCCCTGCTCGTCACGGTGGACGTGCTCGTCTTCGTGGTGAGCCGGCAGACGTACCAGAACGCGGCGCTGGTGGACTTCCTGCGCGCGGCGGTGGGGCGCGGGCGGCCCTACCTGCTCGTCTACAACGAGGCCACGCGCGAGGAGGTGGCGCGCGGGCACCTGGACAAGCTGGCCGCGGACGTGGGGCACCCGCCCCTGGCGCGGTATCTCGCGCCGCACCAGCCGGAGGTGGAGGCCGGGGAGCGCCCGCTGTCCACGCAGCCGCTGGACCGGGGGCCCTCCCTGGGCGCGCTGCTGGGAGAGGCCGAGCACGCCCGGGAGCTGAAGACGAAGGCGCTGGCCGCCTCGCTGGCGGATGCGCGCGCGGAGCTGGAGGCGCTAGGTCGGGCGGCGCGAGCGTCCTCCCACGATCCGGAGCGGCTGCGCCAGCGGCTGCGGCACGAGCTGTTCGCGGTGGGCAAGAGCGCGGCGCTCAAGGGCGTGCCCGCGGATGTGCTGGTGGATGCCTTCCGGGACGAGCTGGACGCGCGCAGCGCCTTCCACCGCTACGTGCGGCTGCCCTTCCGGGCGCTCGCCACGGCGCTGACGTTCGTCTCGAAGAAGGTGCGCCAGTCCTTCACCGGGCCAGAGCCCTCGGCGGCGCCGGTGATTCACGCCACGGACGAGACGCTGCGTGACGGAGTGCGGAGGCTGGTGGACGTGCTCGCCCCGGAGGTCGCCGCGTGGAAGGGGGACGCGGCGACCCGGACCCGGCTGGCGGAGGCCTTCGGAGCGGGGACGCTGGCCCGGCTGGAGGAGCCCCTGGGTTTCGAGTCGCTGCACGCGCACGCCGCGGACCGGGACAGCCTCTACACCTTCTGCCGGAGCCTGGTCGGCGCCGAGATGCAGGGCGGCATGCGCGAGGAGCTGCTCCAGACCCTCACGACGCTGGTGTACTCGGTGCCCTCGGGCGCCGCGGCGGTGGTGACGGTGGCCACGGGGGGCGTGGGGCATGACGCCGTCATCTGGGCGGGCACGCTGCTGTCCACGCCGCTGCTGGAGCGCTTCGTGGACCTCTTGGGAGCGGACGTGCGCGCCCGCGTGACGCAGAAGTGGGCGGAGGCCCACGGCGCCACCCTGGCCCGGGCGCTGGAGGAGCGCTTCTTCGCGGAGGTACTCCAGCACCTCGACGCCGAGGCCTCCGGCTGGGTCCGCACCGCGGAGACCCTGGAGGACAGCGCTCGAAGGCTCGCGGAGTGA
- a CDS encoding adenylate/guanylate cyclase domain-containing protein, with protein sequence MQTLPPGPAQPASSTSSRLPLAARLLLLMLAVSLPLLVGLGLVMMDVNADALRLASRELHLAIAGDVRRAIRAELARDQQELASVSHLLLAPGLGSDEQRFALVGSMLSTSTVLDFVTVYTPDGKRLGTLKAKEIPLPEVPEQLPASVLKTAPARALLPLEVQRGTEEPWLSVMHRAEVDGETRAFLLTHLRLEPLLEQLTKLGEDRLGSHTGLYVVDESRRVVLHADPARIGTSREGLGIFTALAGDASFRSDFGASPEFEEDGAPMVGALETVPELGWAVVVQRPRALAYASLGWMRLWVGVALGVCALVALGGALLGARQLSRPIRALVRATRDIAARSFTQVEGGVEARGDELGHLGRSLGEMARSLTASEKELVEQTRVRTALSRYLSADVVELIAREPDRLRLGGERREVTVLFSDVCGFTRLSESLPPETVVALLNELFTFATEIIHRRGGIIDKFIGDSVMAVWGTPESHPDDARQAVEAAMELRRWVETGNRRWRQKWGVEIQLAMGLHTGTVVAGNLGSEKRMEYTVIGDTVNVAARLESMAQPGQILVSAATREKLGPDAEVLRHLGERALHGRNATTSVFEVAA encoded by the coding sequence GTGCAGACCTTGCCGCCTGGACCGGCCCAGCCTGCCTCATCCACCTCGTCCCGTCTTCCCCTGGCAGCGCGCCTGCTGTTGCTGATGCTCGCCGTGTCGCTGCCGCTGCTCGTGGGGCTGGGGCTGGTGATGATGGACGTCAACGCGGACGCGCTCCGGCTGGCCTCCCGAGAGCTGCACCTGGCCATCGCGGGAGATGTGCGCCGCGCCATCCGGGCCGAGCTGGCGAGAGACCAGCAGGAGCTGGCGAGCGTGAGCCACCTGCTCCTCGCGCCGGGCCTGGGCTCGGATGAGCAGCGGTTCGCGCTCGTGGGCTCGATGCTCTCGACCTCCACGGTGCTCGACTTCGTGACGGTCTACACCCCGGACGGCAAGCGGCTGGGGACCCTCAAGGCGAAGGAGATTCCCCTCCCGGAGGTACCAGAGCAGCTCCCTGCCTCGGTGCTGAAGACGGCCCCTGCCCGCGCGCTGCTGCCGCTGGAAGTCCAGCGAGGCACCGAGGAGCCATGGCTGAGCGTGATGCACCGGGCGGAGGTGGACGGAGAGACGCGAGCCTTCCTCCTGACGCATCTGCGACTCGAGCCCCTGCTGGAGCAGCTGACGAAGCTGGGAGAGGATCGACTCGGCTCGCACACGGGGCTCTACGTGGTGGATGAGTCCCGACGGGTGGTGCTCCACGCGGACCCTGCGCGCATCGGCACCTCGCGGGAAGGACTTGGCATCTTCACCGCGCTGGCGGGAGATGCCTCCTTCCGCTCCGACTTCGGGGCCTCGCCCGAGTTCGAGGAAGACGGCGCGCCCATGGTCGGCGCGCTGGAGACGGTGCCCGAGCTGGGCTGGGCGGTGGTGGTGCAGCGGCCGCGAGCGCTGGCCTACGCCTCGCTCGGGTGGATGCGGCTGTGGGTGGGCGTCGCGCTGGGGGTCTGCGCGCTGGTGGCGCTCGGAGGCGCCCTGCTGGGAGCCAGGCAGCTCTCGCGTCCCATCCGAGCCCTGGTGCGGGCCACTCGCGACATCGCCGCCCGAAGCTTCACCCAGGTCGAGGGAGGCGTGGAGGCACGCGGGGACGAGCTGGGACACCTGGGACGCTCCCTGGGAGAGATGGCCCGTTCCCTCACGGCCTCCGAGAAGGAACTGGTGGAGCAGACGCGCGTGCGCACCGCGCTCAGCCGCTACCTGTCGGCGGACGTGGTGGAGCTCATCGCCCGGGAGCCGGACCGGCTGCGCCTGGGAGGCGAGCGACGCGAGGTGACGGTGCTCTTCTCGGACGTGTGCGGCTTCACCCGCCTGTCGGAGTCGCTCCCGCCCGAGACGGTGGTGGCGCTGCTCAACGAGCTGTTCACCTTCGCCACGGAGATCATCCACCGGCGCGGGGGCATCATCGACAAGTTCATCGGCGACAGCGTGATGGCGGTGTGGGGCACGCCCGAGAGCCACCCGGACGATGCGCGGCAGGCGGTGGAGGCCGCCATGGAGCTGAGGCGCTGGGTGGAGACGGGCAACCGGCGCTGGCGGCAGAAGTGGGGCGTGGAGATCCAGCTCGCCATGGGCCTGCACACCGGCACGGTGGTGGCGGGCAACCTCGGCAGCGAGAAGCGCATGGAGTACACGGTCATCGGCGACACGGTGAACGTGGCGGCGCGGCTGGAGTCGATGGCGCAGCCCGGGCAGATCCTGGTGAGCGCGGCCACCCGAGAGAAGCTGGGCCCGGATGCCGAGGTGCTCCGGCACCTGGGCGAGCGCGCGCTCCACGGCCGCAACGCCACGACGTCGGTGTTCGAGGTGGCGGCGTGA
- a CDS encoding serine/threonine-protein kinase: protein MSPEPAARLGRTLAGRFHLLRVLGQGGMGTVYEAEQVGLSRHVALKVLHPHVASSPGAVERFQREATLMARLHHPGAAHVYDFGQDGGELFLAMERVHGETLEAVTFREGPLPNPVAVDVMAQVLEVLEAAHALGIVHRDLKPANVMLTGELSSPRVKVLDFGLAQVVDGSAQARITASGMVHGTPAYMSPEQCRGEPVDGRADLYSLACMLHEFLTGQPPFGQTPAAEVMSGHLYRPPPPLRQLRPQLQLPQALEALVLDCLAKRPEQRPENAQVVRLRLRQTLTPAIPLSQVPRGEGKKKERPASAPPSPTPEVPSGLPVGVLEEGGSFSMEVGTALAAVGFRVVPCTEKEVPLGDFRALVIVPAPGRDALALACRLASRPEAPPVLLCGEDDLTVMTRAIEGGIYDYVPLPLDPPELCRKVARALRARR from the coding sequence GTGAGCCCGGAGCCCGCGGCACGGCTGGGACGCACGCTGGCGGGGCGCTTCCACCTCCTGCGCGTGCTGGGCCAGGGCGGCATGGGGACGGTGTACGAGGCGGAGCAGGTCGGCCTCTCCCGCCACGTGGCCCTCAAGGTGCTGCACCCGCATGTGGCGTCCTCGCCGGGAGCCGTGGAGCGCTTCCAGCGCGAGGCCACGCTGATGGCGCGACTCCACCACCCCGGAGCGGCGCACGTGTACGACTTCGGGCAGGACGGAGGAGAGCTCTTCCTCGCCATGGAGCGCGTGCACGGGGAGACGCTGGAGGCAGTGACGTTTCGGGAGGGCCCCCTGCCGAACCCGGTGGCGGTGGACGTGATGGCGCAGGTGCTGGAGGTGCTCGAGGCGGCCCACGCGCTCGGCATCGTCCACCGGGACCTCAAGCCCGCCAACGTGATGCTCACGGGCGAGCTGTCTTCGCCTCGTGTGAAGGTGCTGGACTTCGGGCTGGCGCAGGTGGTGGACGGGTCGGCCCAGGCGCGCATCACGGCCTCGGGCATGGTGCACGGCACGCCCGCGTACATGTCGCCCGAGCAGTGCCGCGGCGAGCCGGTGGATGGACGCGCGGACCTGTACTCGCTGGCATGCATGCTCCATGAGTTCCTCACCGGACAGCCACCCTTCGGGCAGACACCCGCCGCCGAGGTGATGAGCGGCCACCTCTACCGTCCGCCGCCGCCCCTGCGGCAGCTGCGGCCCCAGCTGCAGCTCCCCCAGGCGCTGGAGGCCCTGGTGCTCGACTGCCTGGCGAAGCGGCCGGAGCAGCGCCCGGAGAACGCCCAGGTGGTCCGCCTGAGGCTGCGCCAGACGCTCACGCCCGCCATCCCGCTCTCCCAGGTGCCACGGGGCGAGGGCAAGAAGAAGGAGCGCCCCGCCTCGGCGCCTCCATCCCCCACCCCTGAAGTTCCCTCGGGGCTTCCTGTGGGCGTTCTCGAGGAGGGAGGGTCCTTCTCCATGGAAGTGGGCACGGCGCTGGCCGCGGTGGGCTTCCGGGTGGTGCCGTGTACCGAGAAGGAGGTGCCTCTAGGTGACTTTCGCGCGCTGGTCATCGTCCCCGCGCCGGGCCGCGATGCGCTCGCGCTGGCCTGCAGGCTGGCCTCGAGGCCCGAGGCTCCGCCGGTGCTGCTGTGCGGCGAGGACGACCTCACGGTGATGACGCGCGCCATCGAAGGTGGAATCTATGACTACGTACCACTACCCCTCGACCCGCCGGAGCTCTGCCGCAAGGTGGCACGGGCGCTCCGAGCGCGCCGCTGA
- a CDS encoding FecR domain-containing protein yields the protein MTTYHYPSTRRSSAARWHGRSERAAERLLTLGVLLAATLVGAAEPAPSSEEFTAVQPGESCQAIARRVWGPTGSYRRLHELNNLANNHPPLAAGTRLRIQPEPEAHLTYVKPDVNTRPPREPTWKPGRQGEALYRFYQVNTLRGAGAEVTLKDTSKLQLRENALVVIYGASQGSAREQPRKSGGVELVQGDLHMRLASLRGEPLPLETPAAKVTASGQDLFVGVDDQRMSRVAVFNGRAQVAASGAQVEVPGGKGTRVEQGKAPEPPRPLLPAPAWNVSGPREVLLALGGGPQPHVMRWKPVPGAVSYRAVLARDESLNDVVAEATSSGDPTTTLGTGALAPGRYYARVQAVDSLGLPGMPSAPRQVYVVAVKVERGEVQPPGRVTGKGQVKLSVDPSLGMALRVKGKAVGPEAVLLSPGLQTVDMEGAVGSVSAEVLPSVSTELALKAEAGRFKLEVTARPAEAGAPPIADGALQVRGLEGSSVSNLVRQGETRWTADVTPARSGGRLRATVEIWTYGEPAGRASAEAQAP from the coding sequence ATGACTACGTACCACTACCCCTCGACCCGCCGGAGCTCTGCCGCAAGGTGGCACGGGCGCTCCGAGCGCGCCGCTGAGCGGCTGCTGACGCTGGGGGTGTTGCTGGCCGCGACGCTCGTGGGAGCCGCCGAGCCAGCCCCCTCGAGCGAGGAGTTCACCGCCGTGCAGCCGGGGGAGTCCTGTCAGGCCATCGCCAGACGGGTGTGGGGCCCGACGGGGAGCTATCGACGGCTCCATGAGCTGAACAACCTGGCGAACAACCACCCGCCTCTGGCTGCGGGGACTCGCCTGCGCATCCAGCCCGAACCGGAGGCGCACCTGACCTACGTGAAGCCGGACGTGAACACGCGTCCCCCGCGGGAGCCGACGTGGAAGCCCGGGCGGCAGGGCGAGGCGCTGTACCGGTTCTATCAGGTGAACACCCTGCGCGGCGCGGGAGCGGAGGTGACGCTGAAGGACACGTCCAAGCTGCAGCTGCGTGAGAACGCGCTCGTCGTCATCTACGGCGCGTCCCAAGGCAGCGCCAGGGAGCAGCCCCGCAAGTCCGGCGGTGTGGAGCTGGTGCAGGGAGACCTCCACATGCGGCTGGCGTCCTTGCGAGGCGAGCCCCTCCCACTGGAGACCCCCGCGGCGAAGGTGACGGCAAGCGGGCAGGACCTGTTCGTGGGCGTGGACGACCAGCGCATGAGCCGGGTGGCGGTGTTCAACGGCCGGGCCCAGGTCGCCGCGAGCGGCGCGCAGGTGGAGGTGCCAGGCGGAAAGGGCACGCGCGTGGAGCAGGGAAAGGCGCCGGAGCCACCTCGACCGCTGCTCCCGGCTCCGGCGTGGAACGTCTCGGGGCCTCGGGAGGTACTGCTGGCCCTGGGCGGTGGGCCCCAGCCCCACGTCATGAGGTGGAAGCCCGTTCCGGGCGCGGTGAGCTACCGCGCGGTGCTGGCGAGAGACGAGAGCCTCAACGACGTCGTGGCCGAGGCGACCTCCTCGGGGGACCCGACGACCACGCTCGGCACGGGCGCGCTGGCCCCGGGCAGGTACTACGCACGAGTGCAGGCAGTGGACTCCCTGGGACTGCCGGGCATGCCCTCCGCGCCGCGACAGGTGTACGTCGTGGCGGTGAAGGTGGAGCGTGGCGAGGTGCAGCCTCCCGGCCGCGTCACGGGCAAGGGGCAGGTGAAGCTCTCCGTGGATCCCTCCCTGGGGATGGCCCTGCGGGTGAAGGGAAAGGCCGTGGGCCCCGAAGCGGTGCTGCTGTCCCCGGGGCTGCAGACGGTGGACATGGAGGGCGCGGTGGGCTCCGTGAGCGCGGAGGTCCTCCCCTCCGTGAGCACGGAGCTGGCGCTGAAGGCAGAGGCGGGGCGCTTCAAGCTCGAAGTCACCGCACGGCCGGCGGAGGCCGGCGCTCCCCCCATCGCCGATGGGGCGCTGCAGGTGCGGGGGCTGGAGGGCTCCTCGGTGTCGAACCTGGTCCGTCAGGGAGAGACCCGCTGGACGGCGGACGTGACGCCTGCGCGCTCGGGCGGACGGCTCCGGGCGACGGTGGAGATCTGGACCTACGGAGAGCCCGCCGGACGCGCGAGCGCCGAGGCCCAGGCGCCTTGA
- a CDS encoding helix-turn-helix domain-containing protein: MDKELTETLKKVIGPNIRKARVRLGLSQARLAEMVEMSTEVLGRMERKKVLPRLERLVLLRKILGVPPDQMLGFSSGPSTPVAPRMSPAYDEMMTVMRHFFMQMESRLTEEERKELMQTFSHLQRFIALIKKKGPSKAQSRRAPKARGRTRE; the protein is encoded by the coding sequence ATGGACAAGGAGCTGACCGAGACCCTGAAGAAGGTCATCGGGCCGAACATCCGCAAGGCACGCGTGCGCCTGGGGCTCTCGCAGGCACGGCTCGCCGAGATGGTCGAGATGTCGACCGAGGTGCTGGGGCGGATGGAGCGCAAGAAGGTGCTCCCCCGGCTGGAGCGGCTCGTCCTGCTGCGCAAGATCCTCGGCGTGCCGCCCGACCAGATGCTCGGCTTCTCGTCCGGCCCGAGCACGCCCGTCGCCCCGCGCATGTCACCGGCCTATGACGAGATGATGACGGTGATGCGCCACTTCTTCATGCAGATGGAGTCCCGCCTGACGGAGGAGGAGCGCAAGGAGCTGATGCAGACCTTCTCGCACCTCCAGCGCTTCATCGCCCTCATCAAGAAGAAGGGTCCGTCCAAGGCCCAGTCGCGTCGCGCGCCCAAGGCGCGTGGCCGGACCCGAGAGTAG